GGTAAAAGCGCTCTTTTTCTTCGTTTTCCTTCTCTATTTCCAGAAAATCTTTGAGAGGAACATGGCAATCTGCACAGGAATCGACATGAGAAAAATATTCAGCGCCACACTGAGGACATAACCTGGTTTGCATAATTCATTACCTTCCTTTAAATTTCTTATTTCTTCTAACAAAAAAAAAGGAATAACACAATAGGTAAATTGAATTACCGGTTGAAAGGAGGGAGCAGTATCAGAAAAAAACGGCGACTGCCAACGCTAAGTGGCAGTCACCGCATAAATTGAATTGATGTACTGATTATTGGAGACCAATATGACAGTTTTTACAATGTGTCAAATCCCAACTCGACAAAGGAGAGTCTTTATCACCACTGTGACACTTACCACAAAAATCACCGTTCATATTCTTGACCATCGTAATATCATTGGTTCCCGCAATCGGTATAAATATTGAGGGATGGCAATCACTGCACGCCATATTGTCACGTTGATGAGCAGAATGTGAAAATTGTGCAGGTGGAATATGAGCCTGGTCTCTTCTTCTTTGATATCGGTTAAAAATGATTATATCCATAGTTTCCTGAGCTATCTCCTGAGGCGGCACGACAACGCCTCTGGTAATCATATCTTCTGTGGGCTCAATCTTTTTGGACCGGGTATGGCATCTTTTGCAGTCAGCCAGCGGAAAAGCCGTTTTTCCATGGCATCTTCCACACCATTTTCCCGCAACGATCTCCGGCATCAAAACCCTGTTAGCTCCAGCCTGCATCTGGAAAATAGGGCCTCCTGCCGTATCATGACAGCTTTCACAGGAAAGCCACCAGGAATGGACTTGATGAGGGAAGATGACATCATTCATAAAATCACTTTTTGTCTGGAAAAGCACTTTTGAATCAATAACCAATTCATCATCGGGAGTCCATTCAGGATCCAAACTGCCCTTGGGTTCAATCTTCTTTTCATTTACCAGCTTTACCCAATCGGCGAGACCGAAACGATCCCTGGGAAAATTAAGTTCCGAAATACTTGCAGGCTTCCAGTCAAGAAAGCCGGCACTGAGTGTAGAAGGAAGCGTCGGTGCCTTTGATTTTTCAGAGGAAGCGAGTTCTTTTTCCCCTGTTGCAGGATCACTCTTCTCTTTTTCGGCAGCCCCAAGTGGTAAGCTGGAAAAAAGAATTAAAGAAATAATTGAAATAACCCGGAAAAAACATCTATTATTTTTTTTATACATAATAAGCCTCAAAATGAAGGTTATTTTAATTTTTTAGAACTCTGCTTTGCACCGGGAGCCCATCCTTCAACCTGACTATGACATCTGTCACAATAAAGGGGCTCCCAGGCAATAATCCCGTTATGGCAGGCGCCACATTTTTCACCATTCATAATCATATTCATATCGATATTGTTTGCGCCGGCTTTCAATATGAATATATCTTCATGACAAACCTTGCACTTATACCTGATTCTATGAAACCAGTGAGGAAAAAGTACGTCCTTGACACCTGCCTTTCTCATGCTGGAAGCAGATCTGTTCATGATAATGTCGCCATATTCAGCATTGACCGGTATGACATTAACGATAGATAGCGCAGCAATCAAACAAAGAACCATTACTACTTTGCTAAACATAGTCTTCTCCAATTCTCTAATTATATTTGGGGGTTCTTTAGCACTTAACAAGAATAAGTTCCCCTTTTAATGAAACTCAGTTTTGCAACACTGATTGAGATAAGACTGCTTTAAAAAGGGTTCAAAAAAAATTGGATTTTGATTTAAAACAAAAGAAGGGAATCTCTAATCATCGGGGGGATAATGTAAGGCGTCTGGAAAGTCAGGTTCAAGGCAAAAATTGCGGACTATAACAAGTCTGCCTGTAAAAATTGCATGCCGGAATGTCGCTTTTTTGAAGCTGCACATGCCGTTCATAAATGGCAACGGGCGCCCTTAAATGTCAAGACAATAAGCGATGAGAAGAACCGTTTAATCTAAAAGGTTAAATAATTTGATTATGAAATTACTCTGATCTTATAATTAATTACCGCTAAATCGTTGGAGTTCCACCGAAAAAGTACTCCCTTTTCCCGGGTCACTGGAGATGTCGATATTTCCATTCATCGCTTCCATCAGGTTCTTGCAGATAACAAGACCGATACCAAGGCCCTCTACACCACTATTTTCAGCGCCAACACGTTCAAAGGGCTGAAAAAGATCCTTTACCTGTTTATCATCCAGCCCATGGCCTGAATCAAAAATACTAATTCTGACGTTGTCATTCTTTTTGATATTAACCGTTATTTCAACCCTTCCATTTTCACGGTTATATTTAATAGCATTTGACAGAAGATTTATAATTACCTGTTTCAAACTTTTTTTATCTGCAAAAACATAAATATTTTTTTCCTTTTCTTCATAAGAAACAGTAATATTTTTTCCTTCGGCAAGCGGATTTATCAGCCGGCATGAGGCTGAAATTATCTCGTGAACAGATACAGGTTCAATATCCAGTTTCAAACAGCCCGATTCGATTTTAGACAGGTCAAGCACTTCATTGATGAGCGCGAGCAGATGACTTCCCGCTCCCGTAATTTCCTTGCAATAATCCTTTTCTGTTTCTGTTTTTAAATTAGAATTCAGTAATTGACCAAATCCCATAATTGCATTGAGAGGCGTTCTTAATTCATGGCTCATTTTGGAAAGAAATTCTGTTTTTGCCTGACTTGCTTTCTCTACTCTCCCCTTTTCACGTTCAAGCTGAAAAGTTCTCAGTCTTACAGCTTCTTCCAGAACTAAAGACTGTTTCCTGTGTCTGGCTATCATAGATACGAGGCCACCAACACAAAAGAAAGCAAGGATTGAATATAGAGCAGCAGTAATCTGAAGATCGTCTTTTGTAGAATTTATAACTGAATCGAGAGGAACCGTTATATCAAGAACCCCTCTAACATCATTTATTTTCCAGGCTCTATTCGGTGAATCCGGGTGTTGGTTATGACAATCGATACAGCTTTCTCTCATCCTGTCGGCAACAGCATAGCGCAAAACCTTATACCCCTTTTTGCCTTCAAATTGATAAAAGGGCTGATCCGGATCTTTATTTAAGGCCTTCCATGCTTTTCGGGAGAAATCATCCTTAAGACCTCCACCCTCCTTCCTCCATGGAAAAGGATAAGGACTATAAAGACGAGCCGTTGCACCCGAACCGATTTCACCTATTTTTTGACCAAGGAGGATACTAAGCGTTGCAGGGAGAGGTATGGCTCTCTCTTTTCTGTAGTAATCATGAGTAACCTCCAGACCAAAAGATTCTGCCGCTTTAACTACTTCTGAAGAATATAAGGTTCTGAATGCTATAATAGAATCACTATATAATTTGGCGTAATTAAGGCTCGATTTTTCTACCACATTCGATTGGAGCACCTTGACGTGCCATATCATGCCTGATGCAATGACGGTAAAAAAAAGAAAAATAAATATGGCTGTGCGGATTTTCATATTGGCGAGAACTCAATTTATCTAAAATAGCTGAGGTAAAACTAAAAACCCGGAAAGAACAGGACAAAGACTTGTATTTTTTTAACGCATGTAAAAAGCAGGAGGAATATCAATTATTGTCAAATCTACTTTCTCACTTTTTTCACAAAACGCTCTATCCCCCTTGAAATATCTGATATAACTTCCCTACCTCTTTCCCTGACAATCTTGTTTGCTTCCAAAACTACCCTTTCAGCCCCGGAATCGAGTGTATTTTCATCTATTCCACTTTTTCCCTCTTTTGAAAGCTTGTATTTTATAACAGACCTGGCCAGATCTTTTTCTCTATTTTCAATCCACTTTTTTGCTTTATCAAAATTACTCATAATATCCTCGATTCAAATCCACCTGAGACCGGCTAAAACTTTTTCAACCCGGGAAAAACACCATACTATCTCTGCTTTTTTGTCACTAACCTGAAGCTCATCGATAGTAACCTTAACCCTGGTCCCTGCCGCCAGATTGGGTCCCTTATAATTAATGCCAAGCCCTCCGGCAGAGATATCACTAGTTTCACCATAAATAAGCGAGTTTTTATCACTCTCCCCTTCTATCAACTTAAGTATACACCTTTTCTTTATCTTAAAACGTACATGAACTCTTAAATTGACGGGATTCTTTTTTTCTTCTTCTCTCCCCTCTTCGTACTCTTTCCTGGATATTGCCTTAACCATGGTAATAGCATAACCGAGTTCGCCGATCGTCATACCAGGCTCTCCCTCAAGCATATCAAAGAGATGCACTGAATTATCTGCCTTTAGATACCGGATTATCTGAAAATTCTTTTCAGCTCTTCTGTGCCCTGTTTCGATGACGACCTTGTAAAACATCAAATCTTAATTTCCCAGCTTGTCCCCTCCGGTCCATCCTTTAGGATCACCCCCATCCTCTGTAGTTTATCTCTTATTTCATCAGATTTTTGCCAGTTTTTTGCCTCTCTCGCTCTTATCCTCTCCGTAACAAGGACTTTTACTTCTTCCTCATCAATTTTTTGCCCCTCACTTCTTTTCTGCCGGATTTTTTTGAAGAATTGTTCAGGTTCATGGCCAAGAATCCCCATTACCTCTCCAAGCGTTTCAAATCTTCTTTTTCCCTCTTCCAGAATTTCAACAGCCTTTGCTGTTCTTCTAAAATCATGAGAATTGATCCAGCGGTTTATGGCCCTTACCGTATCAAAGATAGCGGCAATGGCTGCGGCTGAGTTAAAATCATCATCCATAGCTTCAGTAAATCTTTCCACCAGGGAATGGATGAGCTCTTCCGCTTCGCCATCATAATCGTCTCCTTCTCTGGGCCCTGATCCTTCATGGCCGGCACTGCCATCGATAATGGAATTCATCGTCTTAAGTGTCGTATAGATCTTTTCAAGGGCTCTTTCCGTTTCTTTCAGATTGCGGTCCGAATAATCGATAGGGCTTCTATAGTGCGTTGTAAGCAGAAAGAAACGAAGCACTTCCGGTTCATAAAGCTTAAGTATATCTCTTATGGTAAAAAAATTACCGAGTGACTTGGACATTTTTTCTTCGTTAACATTAACAAAACCGTTATGAAGCCAATATTTGGCAAAGGGTTTGCCACTGGCGCCTTCCGACTGGGCTACTTCATTTTCATGATGCGGAAAAATAAGGTCTTTTCCTCCACCATGGATATCAAAACTCTTCCCAAGGTGCTTGCAACTCATGGCTGAACATTCTATATGCCAACCGGGGCGGCCTTTTCCCCAGGGCGATTCCCACCAGGGCTCGCCTTCCTTGCTTGACTTCCAGAGCGCAAAATCGAGGGGATTTTTCTTCCTCTCATCCACATCGACTCTCGCACCGGAAATAAGGTCTTCCGTCTTTCTGCCCGACAGTTTTCCATATTCACTAAAGCTCTCAACAAGGTAATAAACATCACCATCAATAACATAGGCATGCCCCTTTTTGATAAGATCTTCGATAATGTGAATGATTTCATCAATATGTTCTGTAGCCTTCGGTTCACAGGTAGGAGGTTTGTTACCAATATCGAGCATGTCATCATGGAAACTCTTTATGTAGCGTCTTGTAATTTCACTATAATGAACACCCTCTTCGTTGGCTCTTTTAATAATTTTGTCATCAATATCAGTAATGTTCCTCACATACGTTACATGATAACCCTTAAATAGAAGATATCTGAATATCATATCAAAAACAATACTCGCTCTTGCATGTCCCATATGACAAACATCATATACGGTAGGACCGCAAACATACATGCCCACCCTATTTTCTTCCATGGGGACAAAGGTCTCTTTTTTCTTTTTTAAGGTATTGTAAATTCTAAGTGTCATTTTTATCCTTTAAAATGGCCAAGTTGTCTGAACTTGTTATAACGTCTTTCAAGCAGTTCATCTACAGAGAGACACTCCAGGTCTTTCATTGCAGCCAGGATATTCTCTTCCAGAAATAAAGCCGCCTGCTTATGATCACGGTGAGCGCCCCCAACCGGTTCGGGGATAACATTATCAATGACCCCCAGATCTTTCAGGTTTGCAGCGGTAATTTTGAGAGCCTCAGCGGCGTCGCCTGCCTTTTCTCCACTTTTCCAGAGAATAGCGGCACAACCTTCAGGTGAAATAACAGAATAAATGGAATTTTCCATCATCTGCACACTGTCTCCCACTCCAAGAGCAAGCGCGCCACCACTGCCACCTTCACCGATGACAATGCAAATAATGGGTACCTTAAGCATAGACATTTCTCTTAAATTCCTGGCAATGGCTTCTCCCTGTCCTCTTTCTTCAGCACCTATTCCCGGATAAGCGCCCGGTGTATCGATGAAAGTTATTATCGGTTTATTGAACCTTTCCGCCATTTCCATCACCCGCAGCGCTTTCCTGTATCCTTCCGGGTTGGGCATTCCAAAATTCCTGTAGATCTTTTCATTGGTATTCCTCCCCTTCTGGTGACCAATAACGAAGACCGTTTTGCCCTTGAGCTTTCCCATTCCTGCCACGATGGCAGGGTCATCCTTGAAATTTCTGTCTCCATGAAGTTCCATAAAATCATCAAAAAGAAGATCAATATAGTCAAGTGAGTAGGGACGGTTTGGATGACGGGAGAGTTGCGTTCTCTGAAGACTCGACATATTGGAAAAGATGTTTTTCCTTAACTTATCAGCCTTTTTTTCAAGTTTTTTTAATTCTGAATCGGCTTCGCTGCTTTCGCCTGCCAATAACTTTAATTCTTCAATCTTCTTTTCCAGCTCTATGAGCGGTTTTTCAAATTCCAGTGCCTGAATATTCACATTAAACTCCATTATTGAAAAGTAACTACCTTATATCCGAAAAGTTTCTCCACATCTCTTAACATTTCATCACTGGGGCTGATCCCGTGCCCTTCAGACAATGAAATAACGGTCTCACTCCTGTTAGGAATGACGACATGAATGAAGGGTGTGCAAGTACCTTTATGCATAGCTATAATTTCTTTAAGCTGATGAATTTGTTCTTTTTCAAGTCCCGGGGTAGTTAACCTGAAATGAACGCTTTTTGTCTTTGTTTCTCTCACTTCCTTCAGGGGCGTCACCTCGGAAGCAATCAATTTCACACTATCTTCACCAACATCTGTTCTCCCTTTAAAGAGCAAGGGTTCTTCACTTTTTAGATGATAGGAAGATTCTTTAAATGTTTCCGGAAAGACAACAGCCTCTATGGTTCCTTTCATATCCTCAAGAGTTACAAAAGCCATTTTATCCCCTTTTTTAGTCACCATTTCCTTAATAGCAGCAACAATACCGCAAATACTGACTTCCGTACCATCAGATACATCACAGATATTTACCGTATCGGCGGTGGCATAGCGTTCCATATCTGCACTACAACTCGCTAAAGGATGCCCCGTTATGTAAAAGCCGAGACTTTCTTTCTCAAAAGTAAGCAATTCATTTTCAGGCCATTCTTCCAGGTCAGGCAGGGCAGTATGGGTGTGCGTCTCGCGCTCCTGGGCCTGAAAAGCACCAAACATATTTGACTGACCACTCAGCCTGTCTTTCTGTAAAACTTGTGCACCCTCCATGGCCTCTTCCAGAACATTGATCATTTGCGACCTTTTTGCGCCTGTCTTATCAAATGCTCCACACTTGACAAGGCTTTCAATAACCCGCTTATTGACCTTTCTAAGATCAACATTTTCACAAAATTCAAAAATGGAATCAAATTTACCATTTTTTTCCCTTGCCTCGATAATTGCATCGATAGCTGCCGACCCTACATTTTTTACACCCCCCAATCCAAATCGGATGGCTTCTCCCACGACAGAGAAGAATTTCATACTGCTGTTTATTTCAGGAGGAAGCACCTCTATTCCCATATCCCTGCATTCATTGATATTTTTCAGCACTTTATCCGTATTTTCCATATCTTCGGTAAGGAGCGCAGCCATAAACTCGACAGGATAATGAGCCTTCAAATAGGCGGTTCGATATGATACAAGGGCATAAGCGGCACTGTGCGACTTATTAAAACCATATTCGGCAAATTTGGCCATAAGATCAAAGACCTTCTCCGCCTTATTAATATTAACCTTATTAGCCTTGGCTCCTTCAAGGAATTTTTCCTTCTGCTTGGCCATTTCCTCGGCCTTCTTTTTACCCATTGCTCTACGAAGAATATCGGCGTCACCAAGTGTAAAACCTGCCAAAACAGAAGCGATCTTCATGACCTGCTCCTGATATACGATTACGCCGTATGTATCCTTAAGAATCGGTTCCAGTTGCGGCAGATCATAGATAATATCCGTTTTTCCATGTTTCCTTTTTATAAAATCATCAACCATGCCGCTGCCGAGAGGACCGGGCCTGTAGAGAGCCACAAGAGCAATGATGTCTTCAAAAGTGCTCGGTTTCATCTTGACAAGCAGTTCCTTCATACCGGAACTTTCAAGCTGGAAAACACCTGTCGTCCCACCCAATGTGAGAAGCTCATAAGTTTTCAAATCATCCATGGGCAGGTCATCAATATCAAAGTCAGGGTTCTTGCCGGACCGGATAAGATTTACAGCACCTTCAATAACAGTAAGCGTCTTTAGTCCAAGAAAATCAAATTTAATCAACCCGATTTTTTCAACATCATTCATTGTAAACTGGGTCGTAATACTGCCACCTTTTTGATCTTTATAAAGGGGAAGGTATTCTACGAGAGGAAGATTTGAAATAACGACGCCAGCTGCATGGGTTGAGGCATGTCTCGTCAAGCCCTCCAATACCCTTGCCGTATCGAGAAGGTTTTTATAGAGGGGATTTTCATCCATCGCTTCCTGGAGCTTCGGCTCCTGGCGGATGGCCTCATCGAGTTTAATATTTAAGGCATTAGGTACAAGTTTGGCCAATTTATCTACTTCACCATAAGGTACAGCCATTGCCCTGCCCACATCTCTGATGACAGCCTTTGCCTGCATAGTACCGAAGGTTATGATCTGAGCTACATTTTCTTTTCCATACTTGTCGCTTACATACCTGATAACTTCATCCCTGCCGTTAATGCAAAAATCGATATCAATATCAGGCATGGAGACCCTTTCAGGGTTAAGAAACCTTTCAAATAGAAGGTCATAGGGGATGGGGTCAATGTCTGTTATTTTAAGGGCATAGGCCACGAGAGATCCGGCGGCTGAGCCTCTCCCCGGTCCAACGGGGATGTCTCTATCTTTGGCATAGCGTATAAAATCGGAAACAATGAGAAAGTAACCGGGGAAGCCCATGCTGTTAATAATCTCTAATTCTTCTTCCAGCCTCTCCCTGTAGACACTCTCCATCTGACTGTGTCTTTCAGCATCTTTTTCTTTCATCCTGTCAAGAATAGCATCAAGTCCCCGCCGGGATTCATCACAGAGGTAGTCCTTGAGTTCCATCTTTTGGGGAGCTTCAAAGCGGGGAAAGTGGTATTCACCGAATTTCATTTCCAGGTTACACCGTTCCGCAATTTCTATGCTTGATTTAATCGCATCCGGAGCGTATGAAAAGGCAGACTTCATCTCTTCGGCCGACTTTAAATAAAAATCATCGCCCGTAAATTTCATCCTCTGTTCATCTTTAATGGTCTTGCCCGTTTGTATACAGAGCAGAAGTTCATGCGCTCTGGCATCTTCCCTGTTGAGATAGTGACAGTCATTGGTTGCAACGACGGGAAGCCCTATTTCTTTCGATATTTCTAGAATGCCCGCATTCACTCTTTTCTGGTCGGAAATGGAATTTTCCTGCAACTCAAGGTAGAAACGGTCCTTATCAAAAATTGATGAATACTCTTTTGCCATTTCTATCGCTTCTTCCTGCCGTCCTCTGTTTATTAAGTGAGGGATCTGGCCATGGAGACAGGCGCTTAATGCAATAAGCCCTTCATTATGCGCCTTAAGAATTTCCAGATCTATTCGTGGCCTGTAATAAAAACCTTCCAGATGACCTGCTGAAACAAGCTTACAGAGGTTAGTATAACCTTTCTGGTTTTTTACCAGTAAAATGAGATGATAAGAAGAGTCGGAAGCCCCTCTGGCGCCGCTCTTATCAAACCTGCTTTTGGGGGCAATGTAAACTTCACAACCGATTATCGGTTTAATGCCATATTTTTGCGCTTTCTGATAGAAATCGACGGCACCATAGAGATTGCCATGGTCAGTCATGGCAATTGCAGGCATTTTATACTTTCTTGCCTTTTCAAAAAGGGGATCGAGCCTTATTGCGCCGTCAAGTAAACTGAACTGGGTATGAAGATGAAGGTGTACAAAATCACTGTGGTGCATTCTTTCTCACCATGTTATAATTGTTTTTTTGACATTTAACAGGAACAAACAGCTGCTTTTTTTATGATTTAAATCAACAAAGAATCATATCATAGAGGCCAGCCATTTTAAAGGAATTTCATTGAATATAGTGCTTGTAGAACCGCAGATTCCTCAAAATACAGGAAACATTGCGAGGTTATGTGCAGCAACGGGAACCCCCTTGCATCTGGTGGGAAAGCTCGGATTCAGAACTGATGACAAGTCTCTCAGGCGCGCGGGCCTGGACTACTGGAAATTACTCGATATTTCTTATCATAACAATTTTGAGGATTTTGAGAAGAAACCTCTCCATGGCAATTACTATTTCTTATCGACAAAAGGGGGGAAAAACTATAGTGAAATTTCTTACAGAAAAGGTGATTATCTGATTTTCGGTTCAGAGACTAAAGGATTACCTTCAAACATAATGGAAAGGTTTAAAGGTAGTACGATGAGAATCCCCATGATCAGGGAAGCAAGAAGCCTGAATCTTTCATCTTCGGTAAGTATCGTACTTTACGAAGCGCTCAGACAAAATGCCTTTATTAATTATCAGCCCTGTCTTTAAGTTCTTTTCCGGGCTTAAAAAAAACCGCCTTCTTTTCAGGCACTCTCACTTTTTCGCCGGTCTTTGGATTTCTTCCAATTCTTTCTCTCCTGGAAATAACTTTAAAACTGCCGAGGCCCCTGATTTCAATTTTATCTCCATTATTTAATGCATTAGACATATCCTGAAAGAGAATATTAACGATTAATTCGGCGTCTTTTTTACTTAGCGTGTCGGCAAGTCTCCCGGACAATTTATCAATCAACTGACTCTTTGTCATATCATACCTCCTCTTAATGTTATATATGACATTTATAATGGGGCTAAATACATTAACTGCGGCATCATGAGTTGTTCATATATTTTACTGGTGGAAGAACTGCCCAGGATATACTCGATCAATCCTTTTTTCTTCTCAGAATACACAACTTTCGGCTCACCTTCAATACCAGCCATTTCCGCCACTTCATCGATTGAATCCTGGAGTGTGCCTAACTGATCAACCAATCCGTAATCAAGCGCCTGCTCACCGGAAAAAATCCTCCCGTCAGCAACCTTAATAACATCGGCTTCATCCATTCCACGTCCCTCAACAATAGCCGACACAAATTGTCTGTGCACATTGCCTATAACACTTTGAAGCAGTCCCTTTTCTTCAGTCGTCATTTCTCTCACAGGAGAGCCGATGTCCTTGAATTTACCACTTTTTACCACGTAATTTTTAACACCTACCTTCTCAAAAAGCCCTTCAACATTTGAAAAGTCCATAATTACGCCAATACTGCCTGTTAAGGTGCCGGGGTTAGAAATAATTTTTTCTGTCGCACTGGCTATATAGTAGCCACCTGAGGCAGCAATTGATGAAAGCGAAGCAACTACCTTTTTTTCTTTTCTCAGCTTAATGAGTTCACTGTAGATCTCCTGGGACGGCGCAACACCACCGCCGGGAGAGTTGATACGAATAATGACACCTTTAACTCTATCATTTTTTCTCGCTTTGCTGATCTGGTCGACAACTTCCTTTGATTGGACAATGACCCCTTCAATTTCAATAATTTCGACCCTTTCGCCAAGCGCCAGTGACACAGTGCCTTCACTGGTGACGGATCTAAAAAGATAGATCAGAAAAAAACAAAAAAGAATCAGAAAGAAAACAAAGAAGGCAATTAAAGGATGCTTTTTAAGAATATTCCTCAATCCTCTTCTTTACCATCCCCTTTAAGTTTATCTTTCAGGAGGTCACCAAAAGTGGCATTTTGATCACCCTGGTTTTTTACATATTCTTTAATAGTCTTCTTTTCCTGGCTCATTTCATAAGCCTTGATGGAAAGAGCAATGCGCCTCTCCTGTTTGTTAACACGCACCACTTCGGCATGAACTTCATCACCAATATTGAAAATTTCCTTAGGGTTTCCATCACCTTTGCTCCCAAAGTCACTCTGGCGGATGAGACCTTCAACACCTTCGGCGATTTCCAGAAAGATGCCGAAATCCGTAATACTCGTCACCTTACCTGATACAACGGTGCCTTTCTTGAAATTTTTTCTGGCACTGTCCCATGGATTTTCCTCAAGCTGTTTCACACCGAGAGAAAATTTCTCATTTTCCCTGTCAATTGCAAGAACTACCGCTTCAACATCATCGCCTTCTTTAAAAAGCTCGGAGGGGTCTTTAACCTTTTTGGTCCAGGACAGGTCCGACACGTGAACCATTCCATCAATTCCTTCTTCAAAACCTATAAAGATACCGAAATCGGTCACACTCTTTACCGTGCCCGACACTTTGCTGCCGACAGGGTAATTTGATTCTATAATATCCCAGGGATTGGGCTCAATCTGCTTGAGACCCAGAGAAACTCTCCTGCTCTCCGTATCAATATCGAGGACAACGACTTCAACTTCATCTCCCACCTTAACGATCTGTGAGGGATGTTTGATCTTTTTAGTCCATGACATTTCAGAAACGTGTACCAATCCTTCAAAGCCATCTTCAAGCTGTACAAAAGCGCCATAATCCATCAAGCTGACGACCTTGCCGTTCACCTTGCTGCCAATGGGGTACTTTTCAACAGCAGCCGTCCAGGGATCGGGCATGGTCTGCTTAAGTCCCAGTGTAAGCCTGACCTTTTCCCTGTCAAACTTTAAAACCTTAACATCAACTTCATCACCTACATTTAAAACTTCAGAAGGATGATTGACCCTGCCCCAGGAAATGTCGGTAATATGAAGCAAGCCATCAATTCCACCAACATCGAGAAATGCGCCGTAATTTGTAATATTTTTCACAATACCTTTTACGCTGACACCCTCTTCAATATTTTCAAGCGCTTCCTTTTTCTTGCCTTCTCTCTCTTCTTCGAGAATAACTCTTCTTGAAACGACGATATTGTTTTTTCCCCTGTCTACGCTGAGCACTCTAAAATCAAAAACCTTTCCCACGAGACTGGCCATGTCCCTAACAGGCCT
The DNA window shown above is from Deltaproteobacteria bacterium and carries:
- a CDS encoding 30S ribosomal protein S1 — translated: MYNEFNGTDEKEKEQSGEDSFADLFEESLKGLKEGEVVKGTIVDLNQDYVVVDIGYKSEGTIEVSEFLDEDGNVEVKPGDEVQVFIVKREDKEGKPVLSRQRALAMKIWIDVEEASKSGATIRGRITDVIKGGYFVDIKGVKAFLPGSQVDLRPVRDMASLVGKVFDFRVLSVDRGKNNIVVSRRVILEEEREGKKKEALENIEEGVSVKGIVKNITNYGAFLDVGGIDGLLHITDISWGRVNHPSEVLNVGDEVDVKVLKFDREKVRLTLGLKQTMPDPWTAAVEKYPIGSKVNGKVVSLMDYGAFVQLEDGFEGLVHVSEMSWTKKIKHPSQIVKVGDEVEVVVLDIDTESRRVSLGLKQIEPNPWDIIESNYPVGSKVSGTVKSVTDFGIFIGFEEGIDGMVHVSDLSWTKKVKDPSELFKEGDDVEAVVLAIDRENEKFSLGVKQLEENPWDSARKNFKKGTVVSGKVTSITDFGIFLEIAEGVEGLIRQSDFGSKGDGNPKEIFNIGDEVHAEVVRVNKQERRIALSIKAYEMSQEKKTIKEYVKNQGDQNATFGDLLKDKLKGDGKEED
- the dnaE gene encoding DNA polymerase III subunit alpha codes for the protein MHHSDFVHLHLHTQFSLLDGAIRLDPLFEKARKYKMPAIAMTDHGNLYGAVDFYQKAQKYGIKPIIGCEVYIAPKSRFDKSGARGASDSSYHLILLVKNQKGYTNLCKLVSAGHLEGFYYRPRIDLEILKAHNEGLIALSACLHGQIPHLINRGRQEEAIEMAKEYSSIFDKDRFYLELQENSISDQKRVNAGILEISKEIGLPVVATNDCHYLNREDARAHELLLCIQTGKTIKDEQRMKFTGDDFYLKSAEEMKSAFSYAPDAIKSSIEIAERCNLEMKFGEYHFPRFEAPQKMELKDYLCDESRRGLDAILDRMKEKDAERHSQMESVYRERLEEELEIINSMGFPGYFLIVSDFIRYAKDRDIPVGPGRGSAAGSLVAYALKITDIDPIPYDLLFERFLNPERVSMPDIDIDFCINGRDEVIRYVSDKYGKENVAQIITFGTMQAKAVIRDVGRAMAVPYGEVDKLAKLVPNALNIKLDEAIRQEPKLQEAMDENPLYKNLLDTARVLEGLTRHASTHAAGVVISNLPLVEYLPLYKDQKGGSITTQFTMNDVEKIGLIKFDFLGLKTLTVIEGAVNLIRSGKNPDFDIDDLPMDDLKTYELLTLGGTTGVFQLESSGMKELLVKMKPSTFEDIIALVALYRPGPLGSGMVDDFIKRKHGKTDIIYDLPQLEPILKDTYGVIVYQEQVMKIASVLAGFTLGDADILRRAMGKKKAEEMAKQKEKFLEGAKANKVNINKAEKVFDLMAKFAEYGFNKSHSAAYALVSYRTAYLKAHYPVEFMAALLTEDMENTDKVLKNINECRDMGIEVLPPEINSSMKFFSVVGEAIRFGLGGVKNVGSAAIDAIIEAREKNGKFDSIFEFCENVDLRKVNKRVIESLVKCGAFDKTGAKRSQMINVLEEAMEGAQVLQKDRLSGQSNMFGAFQAQERETHTHTALPDLEEWPENELLTFEKESLGFYITGHPLASCSADMERYATADTVNICDVSDGTEVSICGIVAAIKEMVTKKGDKMAFVTLEDMKGTIEAVVFPETFKESSYHLKSEEPLLFKGRTDVGEDSVKLIASEVTPLKEVRETKTKSVHFRLTTPGLEKEQIHQLKEIIAMHKGTCTPFIHVVIPNRSETVISLSEGHGISPSDEMLRDVEKLFGYKVVTFQ
- a CDS encoding integration host factor subunit beta, coding for MTKSQLIDKLSGRLADTLSKKDAELIVNILFQDMSNALNNGDKIEIRGLGSFKVISRRERIGRNPKTGEKVRVPEKKAVFFKPGKELKDRADN
- the trmL gene encoding tRNA (uridine(34)/cytosine(34)/5-carboxymethylaminomethyluridine(34)-2'-O)-methyltransferase TrmL — protein: MNIVLVEPQIPQNTGNIARLCAATGTPLHLVGKLGFRTDDKSLRRAGLDYWKLLDISYHNNFEDFEKKPLHGNYYFLSTKGGKNYSEISYRKGDYLIFGSETKGLPSNIMERFKGSTMRIPMIREARSLNLSSSVSIVLYEALRQNAFINYQPCL
- the sppA gene encoding signal peptide peptidase SppA — its product is MSLALGERVEIIEIEGVIVQSKEVVDQISKARKNDRVKGVIIRINSPGGGVAPSQEIYSELIKLRKEKKVVASLSSIAASGGYYIASATEKIISNPGTLTGSIGVIMDFSNVEGLFEKVGVKNYVVKSGKFKDIGSPVREMTTEEKGLLQSVIGNVHRQFVSAIVEGRGMDEADVIKVADGRIFSGEQALDYGLVDQLGTLQDSIDEVAEMAGIEGEPKVVYSEKKKGLIEYILGSSSTSKIYEQLMMPQLMYLAPL